The proteins below come from a single Candidatus Hydrogenedentota bacterium genomic window:
- a CDS encoding lamin tail domain-containing protein → MGYLLFYEDLHFGNPENPDALIPFAFSSYGEAVYLSSGSDGMLTGYRTGEDFGASETGVSFGRYVTSEGDAKFVSMSVSTPGAANAPPRLGTVIMTEIMYNPPSGNQEEEYIELYNTTSVSINLGGRNTVPWRFTNGIEYSFPSGTLIPANGYLIVARNPEAFSAAYTAPAGVAVLGPYGGRLDNAGEGVELSKPASPEEGVEQVFFREDHVRYYPTAPWPPSANGGGDALRRVSTIAFGNDPASWTAGSPTPGAP, encoded by the coding sequence ATGGGCTATCTCTTGTTCTACGAGGATCTGCACTTTGGCAATCCGGAGAATCCCGACGCGCTGATCCCGTTCGCGTTCAGTTCCTACGGCGAGGCGGTCTACCTGAGTTCGGGTTCGGACGGCATGTTGACCGGGTACCGGACGGGCGAGGACTTCGGCGCATCGGAGACGGGCGTGTCCTTCGGCCGCTACGTGACCAGCGAGGGCGACGCGAAGTTTGTGTCCATGAGCGTAAGCACGCCGGGCGCGGCCAATGCGCCGCCGCGCCTCGGCACGGTGATTATGACCGAGATCATGTACAACCCGCCGTCCGGCAACCAGGAGGAGGAATACATTGAGCTGTACAACACCACGTCCGTTTCCATCAATCTGGGCGGGCGGAACACCGTGCCGTGGCGCTTCACCAACGGGATAGAGTACAGCTTCCCGTCCGGGACGCTCATCCCCGCGAACGGGTACCTAATCGTGGCGCGCAACCCGGAGGCATTCAGCGCGGCGTACACGGCGCCGGCGGGGGTGGCGGTGCTCGGCCCCTACGGCGGGCGGCTGGACAACGCGGGCGAGGGCGTGGAGCTTTCGAAGCCGGCATCGCCCGAGGAGGGCGTGGAGCAGGTCTTCTTCCGCGAGGACCATGTTCGCTACTATCCGACGGCTCCCTGGCCGCCGAGCGCGAACGGCGGCGGAGACGCCCTGCGGCGGGTGAGTACGATAGCTTTCGGCAACGATCCGGCGAGTTGGACCGCGGGGTCCCCGACCCCCGGCGCGCCGTAG
- a CDS encoding polyphosphate polymerase domain-containing protein, which yields MFRRRRHTHHGDHPPAVSQRFEAKYIIRASDALAIREHLRPFMDPDPNGQEYPVTSIYLDSPDLNMYWSSSRGEERRQKLRIRTYARGNGHACYFEVKRRYNQIVKKDRAVVHAKFADALAHGSPITPDMLLYPERDLENLYHFHDLRERLDATPRVVVRYLREAWIGKMDEPLRITFDRHITCLPSDRYDPPAWEASPYWFEAPGEPMVLEVKFTDAFPIWVEDMIRRLDLLRDSFAKYVVCVDGLQREGVGVRGRLEAYT from the coding sequence ATGTTTCGGCGACGACGGCATACGCACCACGGCGATCACCCGCCGGCGGTGTCCCAGCGCTTCGAGGCGAAGTATATCATTCGCGCGAGCGACGCCCTGGCGATCCGCGAGCACCTGCGGCCGTTCATGGATCCCGATCCGAACGGCCAGGAGTACCCGGTGACGAGCATCTACCTGGATTCGCCGGATCTCAACATGTACTGGAGTTCCTCGCGGGGCGAGGAGCGGCGCCAGAAGCTGCGGATCCGGACCTATGCCCGTGGCAACGGCCACGCGTGCTATTTCGAGGTGAAGCGCCGGTACAACCAGATCGTGAAGAAGGATCGCGCGGTGGTGCACGCGAAGTTCGCCGACGCCCTGGCGCACGGCTCCCCCATCACGCCGGACATGCTGCTCTACCCCGAGCGCGATTTGGAGAACCTGTATCATTTTCACGACCTCCGGGAGCGGCTGGACGCGACGCCGCGGGTGGTGGTTCGCTACCTGCGGGAGGCGTGGATCGGGAAGATGGACGAGCCCTTGCGAATTACGTTTGATCGCCATATTACCTGCCTGCCGAGCGATCGCTACGATCCGCCGGCTTGGGAGGCGTCGCCCTACTGGTTCGAGGCGCCGGGCGAGCCGATGGTGCTGGAAGTGAAGTTTACGGACGCGTTCCCAATCTGGGTGGAGGACATGATCCGGCGGCTCGACCTGCTGCGGGATTCCTTCGCGAAGTACGTGGTTTGCGTGGACGGGCTCCAGCGCGAGGGCGTGGGCGTTCGCGGGCGTCTGGAGGCGTACACCTGA
- a CDS encoding DUF4956 domain-containing protein has product MDTVAQMAAASAPGQLPLEQALLGLLLAFILGQVAAWAYMYTHTGLSYSSAFVQSIILLTVLISLAMMVIGSNIVIAFGLIGALAVIRFRNILKDTRDTAFIFFALVIGMATGTGSAHLAILGTAVFCLLLFYLRWTHFGNLSLGDGFVRIHLDTAQCRREAAQSILDRYCRSTHLVSQRFQESGQGELAYRLIMRDPDRADDMVGELKHVTGITHVTFVLHEEQAQV; this is encoded by the coding sequence ATGGATACCGTGGCGCAAATGGCGGCGGCGTCCGCGCCCGGCCAGCTCCCGCTGGAACAGGCGTTGCTCGGGCTGCTGCTGGCGTTTATCCTGGGCCAGGTGGCGGCGTGGGCGTATATGTACACGCACACGGGGCTGTCGTATTCGAGCGCGTTCGTGCAGTCGATTATCCTGCTGACGGTGCTGATCTCATTGGCGATGATGGTTATCGGGAGCAATATCGTGATCGCGTTTGGCCTGATTGGCGCGCTCGCGGTGATCCGTTTCCGCAATATCCTCAAGGACACGCGGGACACGGCGTTTATCTTCTTCGCGCTGGTTATCGGCATGGCGACGGGGACGGGCAGCGCGCACCTGGCGATCCTGGGCACGGCCGTGTTTTGCCTGTTGCTCTTTTACCTGCGCTGGACGCATTTCGGGAACCTGAGCCTCGGCGACGGCTTTGTGCGCATCCACCTGGACACGGCGCAGTGCCGGCGGGAGGCGGCGCAGTCGATTCTGGATCGGTACTGCCGCAGCACGCACCTGGTTTCGCAACGATTTCAGGAGAGCGGCCAGGGCGAACTGGCGTACCGGCTTATCATGCGGGATCCGGACCGCGCGGATGACATGGTGGGCGAATTGAAACACGTGACGGGCATCACCCATGTGACATTTGTATTGCACGAGGAGCAGGCGCAGGTATGA